The segment TCCGACGTGCTGGTGATTTTGTGCGACCAGTGGAGCCCTCGCTACCTGAGTTGGGAGAACAAGCAGGTTCGGACGCCGAACCTCGATTCGATCGCCGCCGAGGGGATGATTTTCGACGCTTGCTACACTTCCTCGCCCATTTGCATGCCGGCCCGCACGTCGCTCATCACCGCACTGTACCCGTAAGACCCGCTCGAACTGGAGCACGCAGGTGAACCTGGCGGAAGG is part of the Planctomycetia bacterium genome and harbors:
- a CDS encoding sulfatase-like hydrolase/transferase, producing MLRSIRLCFMALALLALVPANVAPVAAADKSDVLVILCDQWSPRYLSWENKQVRTPNLDSIAAEGMIFDACYTSSPICMPARTSLITALYP